A part of Olleya sp. Bg11-27 genomic DNA contains:
- a CDS encoding mannitol dehydrogenase family protein — protein sequence MKNYKLNSANLSNLSERIAVPQYDRSKVKTGIVHVGIGGFHRAHEAFYTDQLLHDNSVTDWGICGVALLDFDTKIYNTLKAQDGLYTLIVKQLDGTHANRVIGSIVECLFAPEDPIKVIEKMASPEVKIISLTITEGGYNYNEATKAFDFTNPLIQHDLEHPDSPKTIFGYLTQALKLRKERNIIGCTIQSCDNIQGNGHMTKKMLLSYVTTAEPELVAWIENNVSFPNAMVDRITPATAPIDSTILSETLGVDDAWPVVCEPFKQWVIEDDFISGRPAWETVGAQFVDNVVPYEKMKLSLLNAGHSVLGILGALIGYNTIDQSVSNPNISAFLNAYMDVEVTPTLGDLEGINLEDYKKSLLERFGNINIKDQIDRICSESSAKFPIFILPTVQSQLESKGSVQLAAFVVAAWAIYSLGKDENDVDLIIKDAMQLELKEKALEAKTNPTAFLEIDSIFGNLKTSSVFVEAYIEAYQDIEKHGIEVGVKNRNANHFTKI from the coding sequence ATGAAAAATTACAAATTAAACTCTGCAAACCTTTCAAACCTTTCTGAAAGAATTGCTGTACCGCAATATGATAGGTCTAAAGTTAAAACAGGTATTGTACATGTTGGTATTGGTGGTTTTCATAGAGCGCATGAAGCGTTTTATACAGACCAATTATTACATGATAACTCAGTGACTGATTGGGGAATCTGTGGTGTCGCTTTATTAGATTTTGACACTAAAATTTATAACACGTTAAAAGCGCAAGATGGCTTGTATACTTTGATTGTTAAGCAATTAGACGGTACACATGCCAACCGTGTGATTGGATCGATAGTAGAGTGTTTGTTTGCACCAGAAGACCCTATAAAGGTTATTGAAAAAATGGCAAGTCCAGAGGTTAAAATCATTTCATTAACCATTACAGAAGGTGGTTATAATTACAATGAAGCGACTAAAGCCTTTGATTTTACTAATCCTTTAATTCAACATGATTTAGAGCATCCAGACTCGCCAAAAACTATTTTTGGGTATTTGACGCAAGCTTTAAAATTGAGAAAGGAAAGAAATATAATAGGTTGTACGATTCAATCGTGTGATAATATTCAGGGTAATGGTCACATGACAAAAAAGATGTTATTGAGTTATGTTACTACAGCAGAACCAGAGTTAGTAGCGTGGATCGAAAATAATGTGTCATTTCCAAATGCAATGGTGGATAGGATAACGCCTGCAACTGCCCCAATAGATAGTACTATTTTAAGTGAAACTTTAGGTGTTGACGATGCTTGGCCAGTAGTTTGCGAGCCTTTTAAACAATGGGTTATTGAAGATGACTTTATATCGGGGCGACCAGCATGGGAAACCGTTGGAGCGCAATTTGTTGATAATGTAGTGCCTTATGAGAAAATGAAACTAAGTTTATTAAATGCGGGGCATTCTGTATTAGGTATTCTTGGGGCATTAATCGGATATAATACCATTGACCAATCTGTTAGTAATCCTAATATAAGTGCTTTTTTAAATGCTTATATGGATGTAGAGGTAACGCCGACGTTAGGTGATTTGGAAGGTATTAATTTAGAGGATTATAAAAAATCACTATTAGAGCGTTTTGGAAATATTAATATTAAAGATCAAATAGATCGTATTTGTTCGGAAAGTTCAGCCAAATTTCCAATTTTTATTTTACCAACGGTCCAATCTCAGTTAGAAAGTAAAGGGTCTGTGCAATTAGCAGCCTTTGTAGTAGCAGCTTGGGCTATTTATAGTTTAGGTAAAGATGAGAATGACGTGGATTTAATTATTAAAGATGCCATGCAATTGGAGTTAAAAGAAAAAGCTTTAGAAGCTAAAACTAATCCAACTGCATTTTTAGAAATAGACTCTATTTTTGGAAACCTTAAGACGTCTTCAGTTTTTGTTGAGGCGTATATTGAAGCTTATCAAGATATTGAAAAGCATGGCATTGAAGTAGGCGTAAAAAATAGAAATGCTAACCATTTTACAAAGATCTAA
- a CDS encoding ABC transporter permease produces MALTIKEQLSSPGGILKFLVKYNTIFIFLLLVLFSALISDVFFTSVNLSNLLKQVSGIGIISIGMLIVILTGGIDLSVGSMVALLAVTFAILINLIILPLAIIFTIAIGFGLGSISGYLVAYQKMAPFVATLALMTIARGLGFIYSKGSPVTFKTAGGVFMSDFANNATLGIPNIAIVFFLIVIVAMVMLRYNVFGRLIIAIGSNEEASRLSGIKVNKYKFLVYAISGALAATAAIIVASRTNLGSPNMGMSWELDAIAAVVIGGASLNGGRGTAINTLMGVLILGLIGNILNLLNVPSYPQQVVKGGIIIFAVLLQRFESK; encoded by the coding sequence ATGGCTTTAACAATAAAAGAACAACTAAGCAGTCCTGGAGGCATACTAAAGTTTTTAGTAAAGTATAATACTATATTTATTTTCCTTTTATTAGTCCTGTTTTCGGCACTGATTTCTGATGTGTTTTTTACATCAGTAAACCTTTCCAATTTATTAAAACAAGTGTCAGGTATAGGTATTATTAGTATTGGTATGCTTATCGTAATTCTAACAGGTGGAATTGATTTGTCTGTAGGATCCATGGTTGCTTTACTGGCAGTCACCTTTGCTATTTTAATTAATCTTATAATCTTACCGCTAGCCATTATATTTACTATAGCTATCGGTTTTGGCTTGGGGAGTATTTCTGGATATCTGGTAGCTTATCAAAAAATGGCCCCTTTTGTCGCCACCTTAGCCTTAATGACTATTGCTAGAGGTTTAGGATTTATATATTCTAAGGGTTCTCCAGTTACTTTTAAGACAGCAGGAGGGGTGTTTATGTCAGACTTTGCAAATAACGCAACACTAGGGATTCCTAATATAGCTATCGTCTTTTTTCTTATTGTGATTGTAGCTATGGTTATGTTGCGTTATAACGTGTTTGGGCGCTTAATAATAGCGATTGGAAGTAACGAAGAAGCGTCACGATTATCAGGTATTAAAGTCAATAAGTATAAGTTTTTAGTGTACGCTATTTCTGGTGCTTTGGCAGCGACCGCAGCAATAATTGTAGCCTCTAGAACTAATTTAGGATCGCCAAATATGGGGATGTCATGGGAATTGGATGCTATTGCAGCTGTAGTTATTGGTGGGGCTAGTTTAAATGGTGGTCGAGGAACAGCGATAAATACATTAATGGGAGTTTTGATTTTAGGTTTAATAGGGAATATTTTAAACTTATTAAATGTGCCATCATACCCACAACAAGTAGTTAAAGGAGGAATTATAATATTTGCGGTTTTACTTCAAAGATTTGAAAGCAAATAA
- a CDS encoding sugar ABC transporter ATP-binding protein, with the protein MKTSENKYRLEMTGISKSFGVVSVLKDVNLKVKPGEIHALLGENGAGKSTLVKILSGVHHKDSGTVVLDGTEINPKNTHEGQVLGISVVYQELSLVNDLSVAENIYLHKLGASKFWMNWDKITNDAQALIDSLGFEIDASAKVRDLSIVQKQVVEIAKALSEDTKVLVLDEPTTVFDPTDIKKLFDNLFRLRDQGISIIYISHHLDEIFKIADSVTVLRDGVDTGSMAVKDTDTDGVIRLMIGRELKDLYPARSVTIGADPIFEVKNLTAKDTIVHDVSFSVRPGEVLGIAGLGGSGRTETAKLIFGADKKKSGTLLLNSKEIKTKSPVDAATHQIGFVSEDRKEEGVFLPLSIRRNISVTSFKSISGKLGFIKVDDEYKNVLGLIEKLNIKAPSSEVNVKNLSGGNQQKVALAKWLSIDSKVIFIDEPTRGVDVGAKIEIYNLINEVAKKGVGVVVISSDMPEIMGISDRILVMHKGTVYGELQKAQFSEENILRYSIGKQLK; encoded by the coding sequence ATGCGTTGTTAGGTGAGAATGGTGCGGGGAAATCAACCTTAGTTAAAATATTAAGTGGTGTCCATCATAAAGATTCTGGAACAGTCGTTTTAGATGGAACAGAAATTAATCCTAAAAACACACATGAAGGTCAGGTTTTAGGAATTAGTGTTGTGTATCAAGAATTATCTTTAGTCAACGATTTGTCGGTGGCAGAGAACATCTATTTACACAAATTGGGGGCGAGTAAATTCTGGATGAATTGGGATAAAATAACAAATGATGCACAAGCTTTAATTGATTCTTTAGGTTTTGAAATTGATGCTTCAGCTAAAGTAAGAGATTTAAGTATTGTTCAAAAACAAGTTGTAGAGATTGCAAAAGCACTTTCTGAAGATACTAAAGTGTTGGTTTTAGATGAACCCACAACCGTATTTGATCCAACAGATATTAAAAAATTATTTGACAACCTTTTTAGATTACGAGATCAAGGGATTTCTATCATCTATATATCACATCATTTAGACGAGATTTTTAAAATAGCAGATTCGGTTACAGTCTTAAGAGATGGTGTAGATACAGGAAGTATGGCGGTTAAAGATACTGATACGGATGGTGTTATTCGTTTAATGATCGGTCGCGAACTTAAGGATTTATATCCCGCTAGAAGTGTTACGATTGGAGCGGACCCTATTTTTGAAGTTAAAAACTTAACCGCAAAAGATACGATAGTACATGATGTGTCTTTTTCAGTAAGACCAGGAGAAGTATTAGGTATTGCTGGTTTAGGAGGTAGTGGGAGAACGGAAACTGCTAAGTTAATTTTTGGTGCAGATAAAAAGAAGTCAGGCACCTTATTATTAAACAGTAAAGAGATTAAAACAAAATCTCCTGTAGATGCTGCTACTCACCAAATTGGCTTTGTGTCTGAAGACAGAAAAGAAGAAGGTGTGTTTTTGCCATTATCCATTAGACGGAATATTAGCGTCACTAGTTTTAAATCTATTTCTGGTAAACTAGGTTTTATTAAGGTAGATGACGAGTATAAAAATGTTTTAGGCTTAATTGAAAAATTGAATATCAAAGCACCAAGTTCTGAGGTTAATGTTAAAAACCTTAGTGGTGGAAACCAACAAAAAGTAGCCTTAGCAAAATGGTTAAGCATCGATAGTAAAGTCATTTTTATTGACGAACCGACAAGAGGTGTTGACGTTGGTGCAAAAATAGAAATCTACAACCTAATTAATGAAGTCGCTAAAAAAGGGGTTGGTGTAGTCGTAATATCATCGGACATGCCAGAAATTATGGGGATTTCAGACCGAATTTTAGTCATGCATAAAGGTACGGTTTATGGCGAGTTGCAGAAAGCGCAATTTTCAGAAGAAAACATATTACGTTACTCCATCGGTAAGCAATTAAAATAA